Genomic segment of Mercurialis annua linkage group LG6, ddMerAnnu1.2, whole genome shotgun sequence:
TTGATGCTATTCAAGGAATCAACTATGACTATGCTGTCTCTCGACACGGATCTATCAACTTCAGACCTCAGTACTCCTCTTAAATTTTTCTCGGCAGGCATATTAGCGTAGCTCTGGTTACGATTAAGATGAAACGAAGTTTCGTCGATGATTCGAGTGGTTAATTTTGAATCTGATTCTTTGAGTGCTTCAGCTAAGCAAAGTGCAGCCGTCGACTTCCCACTGCAGGGTTGGCCACAGATAACAACCAACGCCATCGAATAAGCACGTATTAACTCGCTTACAGTGTAGTCAAAGGCGATCGCCTGGTGCGCCTTGGCTCGCCTGAAAATTTGGAAAAgacgtgtttttttttttacctttttttgcAATCGGAGACCAAAAATCagatgaagaggaagaagaagaagaagaagtttagGGTTAGGAAAACTGGAATAGGTTAGGGAAAGAGCATAGAGGTTCCCTTAATGGGCCTCCTTTAGCCAGCCCAAGATCaattttatacatttataaTGGTTTAATCTATtaataaatagattttttttacttaaaagtattttttaataCCACTATGaaaaagtttaattatattatattttgcgCTTTTATATTTCATCTCTACTCTAAAGAGTTAATTTGTCAtctatttatttgaaaattaaaataaaataactcgtcatttttaatttatattctaattaaatattaatattatttgtatTATAAAACACCTTTTTAAACCGAAGGATGCCTCTGTGAATTGTGATAATGACAACAACGATACATCTATTCCAgtctttttttttagaaatttactatttttttaactaaaacttAATTATCATCACTTTTGCATATTTGTGTAATTGTTAATATATAACTCAAAGAGAAATATACAAAATAGCACAAGTTGAAGTTTTTCAAACCGATtttcataaaattgacctttttaatACTTTGTACCAATTTAAAAGGTGAATTGatctatttctttttaaataggAAGAGTTGACCAATACCGAAGTgttcatttaaatttatattacattttaaaaggtgaattgatctatttgtttaaattttacatataattttcaagtgttttttcttttaattcattACATATAATTCTGAAAAGGAAGAtttctataactcaaatggaAACTTTGAAATACAAAGCAAGCAGTGtgaaaatatcaaaactttGATAAGAAACATAATAGAAGtacaaaatttctaaaatgaatGCTGCTCTAAAATTTAAACTCCAAAAACTTGTAATCAACTTCTACAACAGTCTGACAAATTCTATGAAAACATCAAAACTTAAGGTGTTACCACACAGCCTCTAAAGGAATCAATAAGAACATCCTCATTTAGATTATGTCCTGCAAAACATACACCGAAGCCGAAGGTAAGCAAATGGATGACTAAAAACGAATACAATCGCTTCTACATTCTAACTAGATCATCTAACCATTTCATCAAGATTAAAGTTGTGCAACAAGAAGAATACCAATAAAAACTATTTTGTTCATCAGATTTTCTGATTCTTTCCACTTTCGAGCTGGAACAATATCATATATCTCCCTTACAGCCTGTAAAAAATTCAACAGCAAGTTATTCGCAAATGTCGTTACATCACATTTTAACTTGAAATGAAGAAATTAGCTAAATCAATCTAAAAAAACACCTAAAACTAAGAGTCTAGGACATACAAATAAGCATGGCAACATGTTCACATGAAATATTGCTTAACCAGACTAAATTCTCAAATTGCAGCCCACACATCTAATCTATACCTGTTCAATGGGCTGAGTATCGTCCTGACCTGCCCACTTTAGTTTAGACCGCCTGAACTCTTAATTTTACTACCAAATTTGGCCCGAGATTGAACCTACGTTAGACCTATTTTTTATGCGCGGGTTTGGACTTCTATtcttaattaaaattccaaTGTAGTTCTGCAAAAGCTTGGCTCTAATCCGCCTATATCTACATGGGACAGTTCTGGTTAAAATTGAGTTCATGCCAGACTTGCATCTAAGGATCGTGCCCAGTTGAATCCTATCCGAATCCGCCCATACCCGGACCATGATCGGTTCCtttgatattttaaaactttcgaATACAAACCTTATGCACATGTCTATTAGGAAATACATTTAGTTTCCTACTAGTTAACTACGAAATTCCTTTTATGGTTACTGGTACTAAAATACTAGTAAACATAAGCTTCTAATAAAcatgaaaatcaaacaaaaggAAAACGCAAAGGATTAAAACTTTGGGAACAGTGACATGAAAATGTCAAATCAAGTGCCCTAACATTAGGAATAAACTTCTCCTGAGACAAACTGATAAAATTCAGCTACAAAATTACCTGCAAAGTATGCAGTTCATCAGAGTTCTGAACCCTTAAAACCCCTTTGCAGCGGTAAACATCCATGCCATCTTTCTTATCCCATAGAATCTCCTCAAGCCATAAACGAACCTGtgataattgaaatttaatgaGTTACTAAAAGCATAAATCAGTATACAACATAAGAATGAAAACAAAATGAACAAATATACATGACACAGAACTACAAAGCTATAAGAGAAATTATCACAACATTATCAGGGTTATGGACAAAGTAGCACAAAAAATGAGGACACAAACTTGATAAGCCACAACCAATCGTCCACCATCATTTTccactttttctttttaaaaaaaaacgacAAATAGCAGGAAAGGAACCAAaagatatttcatttttaaatcaaGCAAACAATGCAAAACTACAAAAGCATAAGTATCGTGATGCAAATCTAGTTTCAAGATTTACTATATTGCAGTACTTTGGCCAAGAaagaatcaaaaaaaaaaaatcaaaaactacGACTTATGGATTCataaacataaatctgaaaataTAGGCCCAGAGGAGAATAcaaagagagagaaagcacaAGCCAAAAATCAGATGCAAGGCGTTCAAAAGTTTGAATCGTACAGTGTGACAATGCAAGCACAGGATTTGCAGTGCAAAGACCCAGTAGTAGAAAAAATAGCAACAAAATTGAGTATAATGACAACAATTCATTTCAAGTGACTACCTTATGAAGATCAACCAGCTGTGACTCACAAATGCAAACAGTCCGCACACCAGCATCATGGAGATCCCTTGTGGACAGTGACTTGCTTTCTTCCAACAATGCTTCCAAATGAGTGTGATGCTAAACGCCAAGGAGAAAAAATCACGTTCAAATAGAGGTTACTAGATCCATACAGATAAAGCTATTTGTCTATAAAACATACCGCTGCTAGATTTGTGATGAATTTTATAACTTACAGTAGCATCATATGCTTggcaatttaatattttactcAAATCAACTTCACAACGGACAGAATGAATGATATTTGCAAGGGAATTGATGTTGTGTATTTCCTTCTCCAGCTCTTCCAATGACCCAGAACCGTCTGAAGAAACCAAATCAACCTTGTTAAGAATGACAACATCCTACACGAGATAGAACAGCTAATAAGGCCACAGAAATTCTACAGCTCAAACTATACCCTATTGAGAACTCTAAACGGgaaagaaacaaacaaaatattttGGTATGAAGCAGAATTTTGGATTAGATTATTTAATACCTATACACATATTTACATACATGTTAATGTTACACTCCTCTCAAATCAAATAAGACTAGGTCAAagtattacttaaataaatcatttttaaatgtttccgTAAAGGAGGAAACTTCAAAAAAGAGAGGACAACTCATGCCCATATAAGTCATTCCACCACCCATATTACTTAGTCAAAGAAGAAATTACCGCAAATGCTATCTGAAGAAATGCTTCAGGAAATGAAGATGAGTCCCTGTGATTGTTGAGCTGGAAGGGAAGATTTTTGGCATCCACAACCTGTGTAAgtagaaaaatgttgaaatgatGTGGAAAAATAATAGTAACTTGCTATAGTCCACAATATCTCCATGTTCCACAGTTCACAtgaagtataaaatattaaaatggacGCAAATCCCCATCTTGATACAAGGTATCCTCCACGACCCAACACATCCATAATGCTGCAATTCGTTTTTAACAGTGAGGGGAAGGGTTGGtgtaaaaaaatacaaagaaataGAATTTAAAACGAAAAAAGGAACAGAGATATTCAGTTGGATCATTTCCCCTTGAGATTAGGATGGGGTAATTTCTAGGCATGTAGGCTGTAGGAGCAACAAGTTAACTTTATAAgcttttattctaaatttaacTCCTCATAAGCGGGGGGTCAAGtaaaaattgctcaaaaggaTAAAATAAACAACTTGCATAATTCAAACCAGGACAACAAAAATGTATACCAAGTTattaaatttaagaaattatCAACAAGCAAAACTTACAGTGATAATTGAATCAAGCTTGACAGATGATTCCAACTGATCATCCAACCAAAGAACAGAAGCAAGGGGAGCCGGATTCGCTAATCCAGTAGTCTCAATTATAATATGATCAAGtctattgaaaaaataaataagaatactCTCATTCATCAATTCAAGAGACTATCACTAAAATTGACATAGAAAAAAGAAATGCGCACGCACCTTTGCTTCATTTGAACAAGTTGTTCTAGTGCTTGAACTAAACTATGTTTAACAGTACAACAAATACACCCATTTGCTAATTCAACCCATTCTTCGACAAGAGCACCACTTTCTCCTTCATTGATCATTGCTCTCTCCACTCCTATTTCTTCCCCAAATTCATTTAATATCACTGCAATTCTCTTCCCGTGTTGTGAATTCAGAATATGACTCACAAGCTATACATAATATGAACAAAAATCAAAGAATCAAAAAATACTAACGATttgtataaatcaaataaaagaatGCATAAACCATAAAAGCTATTACAGTGGATTTGCCAGCACCCAAATATCCCGTGATAACTGTGACACCAACTGAAATGTCATCGGTTTGAGGTGCGGAGATGATTTCAACTGCAACGGGTGGGTCCTCTTCTTCTTGATCCATTTTTATGTCTTTGTTTGAGCAGCAGCTACTAT
This window contains:
- the LOC126685670 gene encoding uncharacterized protein LOC126685670; its protein translation is MDQEEEDPPVAVEIISAPQTDDISVGVTVITGYLGAGKSTLVSHILNSQHGKRIAVILNEFGEEIGVERAMINEGESGALVEEWVELANGCICCTVKHSLVQALEQLVQMKQRLDHIIIETTGLANPAPLASVLWLDDQLESSVKLDSIITVVDAKNLPFQLNNHRDSSSFPEAFLQIAFADVVILNKVDLVSSDGSGSLEELEKEIHNINSLANIIHSVRCEVDLSKILNCQAYDATHHTHLEALLEESKSLSTRDLHDAGVRTVCICESQLVDLHKVRLWLEEILWDKKDGMDVYRCKGVLRVQNSDELHTLQAVREIYDIVPARKWKESENLMNKIVFIGHNLNEDVLIDSFRGCVVTP